TTCCTATAAACAGCAGGAAGGCCTGCGCTATCACGCCCGCGACCTGGCCGTGGTCCGCGCCCACCAGGAGAACATCCCGATCCTGCTGGGCTCGGCCACGCCGTCGCTGGAAAGCCTGCACAACGCCCACAGCGGCCGCTACGGCCTGCTGCGCATGAACCAGCGCGCCGGTGGCGCCAAGGCACCACGTTTCCTGCGCCTGGACGTACGCAGCCTGCCATTGGACAGCGGCATCAGCGGCCCGCTGCAACAGGCCATCCGCCAGACCCTGGAGGCTGGCCAGCAGGTGCTGGTGTTCCTCAACCGCCGCGGTTTCGCCCCGACGCTGCTGTGCCACGACTGCGGCTGGCTCTCCGAGTGCCCGCGCTGCGATGCGCGCATGACCGTGCACCAGCGTTCCGCCGTGCTGCGCTGCCACCACTGCGGCTATGACGAACGCCTGCCGTTGCAGTGCCCGCAGTGCGCCCACGTCGACTTGCGTCCGGTGGGGGCCGGCACCGAGCGCGCCGAAGAGCGGCTCAAGGTGCTGTTCCCCGACTACCCGACCCTGCGCGTGGACCGCGACAGCACCTCGCGCAAGGACGCCATGCACAACCTGTTCGCCACCATCCAGCGCGGTCAACCGAGCATCCTGGTCGGCACCCAGATGCTGGCCAAGGGGCACCACTTCCCCCGCGTCACCCTGGTGGCGATTCTTGATGCCGATGGCGGGCTGTTCTCCGGCGACTTCCGCGCCAGCGAGCGCATGGCCCAGCTGATCGTCCAGGTTGCCGGTCGCGCCGGACGCGCCGAAGAGCCGGGCAAGGTCATCGTGCAGACCCACCTGGCCGACCATCCGCTGCTGGTGCAACTGACCGAGCAGGGCTACTTCGCTTTCGCCGAGCAGGCCCTGAGCGAACGTCGCGCCGCCGGTCTGCCGCCGTTCGCCCACCTGGCCCTGCTGCGTGCGGATGCGCACAAGCCGGGCCAGGCCGAGGGCTTCCTCGACGAAGCCTGCGCCGCCGCCGAGCGGGTCATGGCCGAACAAGGCCTGCATGGCATCGAGCTGCTCGGCCCGGTCCCGGCGCCCATGGAACGACGGGCGGGCCGCTTCCGCGCGCAACTATTGCTCCAGGCCAATGCCCGGGCTCAGCTGCATCGACTGATCAGTGCCTGGTTGCTAGTGTTGGAGCAAATGCCATCGGGGCGGCAGGTGCGCTGGTCGCTGGATGTGGATCCGGTGGACCTGTACTGACTGCTTCAAGGTTACCGTGGGAGCTGGCTTGCCCCGCTATGACAGTGGCCTGGCCCCAAAAGGTTGGCAACCCGTCCCCGGCAACGGATAATGCCCAGTTTTTCCACCTGCGCATCGAAGCGCTCACCGCGCTTGCGGTCGAAAAGAGAATCCCATGAAAGACACCATTCGCCAGCTGATCCAGCAAGCCCTCACCCAACTCGTCACCGACGGTGTGCTGCCTGAAGGGCTGACGCCGGCGATCCAGGTGGAAAACGCCCGGGACAAGACCCACGGCGACTTCGCCAGCAACATCGCCATGATGCTGGCCAAGCCGGCCGGCATGAAGCCGCGCGACCTGGCCGAAAAACTCATCGCCAGGCTGCCGGC
This window of the Pseudomonas mosselii genome carries:
- a CDS encoding primosomal protein N', yielding MSDVILRLALPSPLRRLFDYRAPASMARQALTPGMRIRVPFGRREMIGVLVEIATHSEVPADKLKPASALLDPVSPVPPALFKLCLWTAQYYQHSLGDTLSWALPTLLRQGEPAEARQERFWHVAPGARLEDPRIARAPRQRDALKTLSQHPHGVAHSLLSKLGLNKDSLDLLLAKELVSVEVRRHLPAARHEHWLAQPELPLNEEQRAAFEAVRAGFGAFHAYLLAGVTGSGKTEVYLQLIRETLEAGKQALILIPEINLGPQTLQRFEQRFNARIALLHSAVGDRERLDAWLAARDGDADIIIGTRSALFTPMKNPGLIIIDEEHDGSYKQQEGLRYHARDLAVVRAHQENIPILLGSATPSLESLHNAHSGRYGLLRMNQRAGGAKAPRFLRLDVRSLPLDSGISGPLQQAIRQTLEAGQQVLVFLNRRGFAPTLLCHDCGWLSECPRCDARMTVHQRSAVLRCHHCGYDERLPLQCPQCAHVDLRPVGAGTERAEERLKVLFPDYPTLRVDRDSTSRKDAMHNLFATIQRGQPSILVGTQMLAKGHHFPRVTLVAILDADGGLFSGDFRASERMAQLIVQVAGRAGRAEEPGKVIVQTHLADHPLLVQLTEQGYFAFAEQALSERRAAGLPPFAHLALLRADAHKPGQAEGFLDEACAAAERVMAEQGLHGIELLGPVPAPMERRAGRFRAQLLLQANARAQLHRLISAWLLVLEQMPSGRQVRWSLDVDPVDLY